In the Coturnix japonica isolate 7356 chromosome 6, Coturnix japonica 2.1, whole genome shotgun sequence genome, one interval contains:
- the ADO gene encoding 2-aminoethanethiol dioxygenase gives MPRDNMASLIQRVARQARITFRSPAGPAFGENLHRLQQLLDEVRAEDLHLAPRGPAAAAAGGTGCSRSGAAPPVSYMHICETESFSMGVFLLRGGACIPLHDHPGMNGMLKVLYGTLRIACMDALPAAAAPPPPAPGPCLRALLRSRQHYTPASPPCLLSPHSDNLHQIDAVDGPAAFLDILAPPYDPEHGRDCHYYRLLDGPPAGAEPALPREVWLLETAPAADFWCGGEPYPGPRVCP, from the coding sequence ATGCCCCGGGACAACATGGCCTCCCTGATCCAGCGGGTGGCGCGGCAGGCGCGCATCACGTTCCGCAGCCCCGCGGGGCCGGCGTTCGGCGAGAACCTGCAccggctgcagcagctgctggacgAGGTGCGCGCCGAGGACCTGCACTTGGCGCCGCGggggccggcggcggcggcggcggggggcaCGGGGTGCTCGCGGTCCGGCGCCGCGCCGCCCGTCAGCTACATGCACATCTGCGAGACCGAGAGCTTCAGCATGGGCGTGTTCCTGCTGCGCGGCGGCGCCTGCATCCCGCTGCACGACCACCCGGGGATGAACGGCATGCTGAAGGTGCTGTACGGCACGCTGCGCATCGCCTGCATGGACGCGctgcccgccgccgccgctccgccgccccccgccccgggGCCGTGCCTGCGCGCCCTGCTGCGCTCCCGGCAGCACTACACGCCCGCGTCGCCGCCCTGCCTGCTCTCGCCGCACAGCGACAACCTGCACCAGATCGACGCGGTGGACGGCCCCGCCGCCTTCCTCGACATCCTGGCGCCGCCCTACGACCCCGAGCACGGCCGGGACTGCCACTACTACCGCCTGCTGGACGGGCCGCCGGCCGGCGCCGAGCCCgcgctgcccagggaggtgtggCTGCTGGAGACCGCGCCGGCCGCCGACTTCTGGTGCGGGGGGGAGCCCTACCCGGGGCCCCGCGTCTGCCCCTGA